In one Thermosipho ferrireducens genomic region, the following are encoded:
- a CDS encoding FAD-dependent oxidoreductase yields MKIIVIGCTHAGTAFITTAKKLYPDIEITVYERNDNISFLSCGIALHVGGVIKDPQKLFYSSPEKLKEMKVATKMLHNVKKIDFENKKVIVENLKSGEIFEDNYDKLIITTGSWPIIPDIPGINLPGVKLSKNFNHAQDIINSSKNARNIVVIGAGYIGVELAEAFQLNGKNVTLIDIEKRILSKYLDKEFTDVLEKRMKEAGINFALGERVIEIIGNGKVEKLRTDKNEYKADLVILCVGFKPNTELFRENLKMLPNGAIITDDYLQTNIKDVYAAGDCCAVKFTPTNSYEYIPLATNAVRMGTIIAYNLFDEKVKYQGTQGTSGVKIYEYNVASTGLSETLANSKNIDVESVVIKENNKPEFMPDYREVIVKLVYRKDNKVIVGAQIISRANITEAINTMSLAIKTKMKIEDLAFADFFFQPHFNKPWNFLNTVALQALK; encoded by the coding sequence ATGAAAATTATTGTTATTGGATGTACACACGCGGGCACCGCATTTATAACCACAGCAAAGAAGCTTTATCCAGATATTGAAATCACCGTGTATGAGAGAAATGACAACATATCTTTTCTTTCTTGCGGAATCGCTCTTCACGTTGGCGGAGTAATAAAAGATCCACAAAAACTTTTTTATTCATCTCCAGAAAAGCTTAAAGAAATGAAAGTAGCGACGAAAATGTTACACAATGTAAAAAAGATTGACTTCGAAAATAAAAAAGTGATAGTTGAAAACCTTAAAAGTGGAGAGATATTCGAAGATAATTATGACAAACTTATTATAACTACAGGTTCATGGCCAATTATTCCGGATATTCCAGGTATAAATCTTCCAGGAGTAAAATTGTCAAAAAATTTTAACCATGCGCAGGATATAATAAATTCTTCTAAAAATGCCAGAAACATTGTTGTAATTGGGGCAGGTTATATAGGAGTGGAACTTGCAGAAGCGTTTCAATTAAACGGTAAGAATGTGACACTAATCGATATTGAAAAAAGAATACTTTCAAAGTATCTTGATAAAGAATTTACAGATGTTTTAGAAAAAAGGATGAAAGAAGCAGGAATAAATTTTGCACTGGGTGAAAGAGTCATCGAAATAATTGGAAATGGGAAAGTTGAAAAATTAAGGACCGACAAAAACGAATATAAAGCAGATCTTGTCATTCTTTGTGTAGGATTCAAACCAAATACTGAACTTTTCAGAGAAAATTTGAAGATGCTTCCCAATGGCGCAATAATAACAGATGATTATTTGCAGACAAATATTAAAGACGTGTATGCTGCCGGTGATTGTTGTGCAGTCAAATTTACACCTACAAATTCTTACGAATATATTCCCCTCGCAACAAATGCTGTTAGAATGGGAACAATTATCGCATACAACTTATTTGATGAAAAAGTCAAATACCAGGGAACGCAAGGAACATCCGGAGTAAAAATATATGAGTATAATGTTGCATCCACAGGTTTAAGCGAAACATTAGCAAATAGTAAAAATATAGATGTTGAATCAGTTGTTATAAAAGAAAACAACAAACCTGAATTCATGCCAGATTACAGGGAAGTTATTGTGAAACTTGTTTATAGAAAAGATAATAAGGTAATAGTTGGAGCACAAATTATATCAAGAGCAAATATCACAGAGGCGATAAACACTATGTCACTTGCTATTAAAACTAAAATGAAAATAGAGGATCTGGCTTTTGCAGACTTTTTCTTTCAGCCGCACTTTAATAAACCCTGGAATTTTTTGAACACAGTTGCATTGCAAGCGCTTAAATAA
- a CDS encoding DUF1648 domain-containing protein, translating into MKVPMKPFSAMGKFLLTMLVIGATLMWITFVYFYYSLPEQIITKFSFKGEPLNYGSKISLWFFPVSFSITPLLIFFLSIFRFSIFNKAPYIMNLPAFYTNLNKMPLEQQSIWLNKAFEIVLIIGNAVTYLLLALEYGTLVGIKTQELPSWYVPAVFLLPILLVPLVIWLLYRLNKKMEKEIE; encoded by the coding sequence ATGAAAGTACCGATGAAACCTTTTTCTGCTATGGGGAAGTTTTTGTTAACAATGTTGGTTATTGGGGCAACACTTATGTGGATAACATTTGTTTATTTTTATTATTCTTTACCTGAACAGATAATCACAAAATTTAGTTTTAAAGGAGAGCCACTTAACTATGGAAGTAAAATATCTCTCTGGTTTTTTCCTGTAAGTTTTTCTATAACACCTTTGCTTATATTTTTTCTGTCCATATTTAGATTTTCTATTTTTAACAAAGCTCCTTACATAATGAATTTACCAGCTTTTTATACAAATTTGAATAAGATGCCTCTTGAACAACAATCAATATGGTTAAATAAAGCGTTTGAAATTGTTTTAATTATAGGTAATGCGGTCACTTATTTGCTTTTAGCCCTTGAATATGGAACACTTGTTGGCATTAAAACTCAGGAATTACCTTCATGGTATGTACCTGCCGTATTTTTGCTACCAATTTTATTGGTTCCTTTAGTTATATGGTTGTTGTATAGATTAAATAAAAAAATGGAAAAAGAGATTGAGTAG
- the rbsK gene encoding ribokinase, which translates to MISIVGSSNMDIVLNVKKFTLPGETQKAMNLHYFPGGKGANQAVTVARLTNFPVLFLTCLGNDSYGAKLRESYNLLKIRGYEIVNDYNGLAFIEVTEQGENRIIIYPGANRKLSIDLVLKKKEMLLKNDIVLLQNEIPFKTSLEVAKLFKENGKLVIFDPAPVEGIEKEIFRYVDFLTPNEEETKLLSNKFFGKFISFDESFKNFQEFGLKRMIIKLGEAGVLYFDGSRKVKIPAFKVKAKDTTAAGDVFNGAFAVALFETKNIEYSLIFACAASAISVTRSGAQTSIPERKEVERFLEKNLKEKQILR; encoded by the coding sequence ATGATTTCAATCGTTGGAAGTTCAAATATGGATATTGTTTTAAATGTAAAAAAGTTTACACTTCCCGGGGAAACTCAAAAAGCTATGAACCTACATTATTTTCCTGGTGGAAAAGGTGCCAATCAAGCGGTAACAGTTGCCAGACTTACAAATTTCCCGGTATTGTTTCTGACCTGTCTTGGAAACGATTCTTATGGAGCAAAACTTAGGGAAAGTTATAACCTGTTGAAAATTAGAGGATATGAAATTGTAAATGATTATAATGGACTTGCTTTTATTGAAGTTACAGAGCAAGGGGAAAATAGAATAATAATTTACCCTGGAGCAAACAGGAAACTCAGTATTGATTTAGTATTGAAGAAAAAAGAAATGTTATTAAAAAACGATATTGTGCTTTTACAAAACGAAATACCATTTAAAACCAGTCTGGAGGTTGCAAAACTTTTTAAAGAAAACGGAAAGCTTGTTATTTTTGATCCTGCTCCTGTTGAAGGTATCGAAAAAGAAATTTTCAGGTACGTCGATTTTTTAACACCTAACGAGGAAGAAACAAAATTACTATCTAATAAATTTTTCGGAAAATTTATTTCTTTTGATGAAAGTTTTAAAAATTTCCAGGAGTTTGGTTTAAAAAGAATGATAATAAAGCTCGGAGAAGCAGGCGTCTTATATTTCGATGGTTCCAGAAAAGTAAAAATTCCTGCATTCAAAGTTAAAGCAAAAGATACCACAGCAGCCGGAGATGTGTTCAACGGAGCTTTTGCTGTTGCACTATTTGAGACAAAGAATATAGAATACAGTTTAATTTTCGCATGCGCCGCATCAGCAATATCTGTTACAAGAAGTGGTGCTCAAACTTCTATTCCAGAAAGAAAAGAAGTCGAAAGATTTTTAGAAAAGAATCTGAAGGAGAAACAAATTCTAAGATAA
- a CDS encoding LacI family DNA-binding transcriptional regulator has product MKRVSIKDVAREAGVSISTVSRVLNNSAPVSDDLKEKVENAIKKLDYMPSNIAKSLRKGKTGTIGFIIPDITNPFFANIVRGAEDYLRQRDYTLILCNSDQDEKQEVKLLETLISKHIDGLLFTGTGNFNPVLAEKIERGFNVVFLDRIIQGISASYVIVNNSKGMYELLDYLTVTGHKEFVFINGNKETFSAKIRYETFKKVMGEKKLKFTHFYTNFSYEAGYNFGKKMKKMPDAIVCGNDLIAYGVIDALEDRGFKIPEDVSVTGFDDIPFSKHYKPPLTTVRQPMYEMGMKAAELLVKIIEEKQINTEGIILEPQLVIRGSTRRG; this is encoded by the coding sequence ATGAAAAGAGTAAGCATAAAGGATGTAGCAAGGGAAGCTGGAGTTTCTATTTCAACAGTTTCGAGAGTTTTAAATAACTCAGCTCCAGTTTCAGATGATTTGAAGGAAAAAGTAGAAAATGCCATAAAAAAGTTGGATTATATGCCAAGTAATATAGCAAAAAGTTTAAGAAAAGGTAAGACAGGAACAATTGGTTTTATAATTCCAGATATTACCAATCCTTTTTTTGCAAACATTGTGAGAGGTGCGGAGGATTACTTAAGACAAAGGGATTATACATTAATTTTATGTAATTCAGATCAAGATGAAAAACAGGAAGTAAAACTTTTGGAAACTCTTATCTCCAAGCATATTGACGGTTTACTCTTTACTGGTACAGGTAATTTTAACCCAGTACTTGCAGAGAAAATTGAACGTGGATTTAATGTCGTCTTTCTTGATAGAATCATACAGGGTATTAGCGCTTCTTATGTAATTGTGAATAATAGCAAAGGGATGTATGAACTTTTAGATTATCTAACAGTCACTGGCCATAAAGAATTTGTTTTTATCAATGGAAATAAAGAAACTTTTAGCGCAAAGATCAGATATGAAACATTTAAAAAAGTCATGGGAGAAAAAAAACTTAAATTCACACATTTTTATACGAACTTTTCGTATGAAGCTGGTTATAATTTTGGAAAAAAGATGAAAAAAATGCCCGATGCAATTGTTTGTGGAAATGATTTGATCGCATATGGCGTGATAGATGCCCTGGAAGATAGAGGATTTAAAATACCAGAAGATGTAAGTGTTACAGGATTTGATGACATACCTTTTAGTAAACACTATAAACCTCCTTTGACAACTGTCAGACAACCAATGTATGAAATGGGAATGAAAGCCGCTGAATTGTTGGTCAAAATCATAGAAGAAAAACAGATAAATACGGAAGGAATAATTCTGGAACCTCAACTTGTAATAAGAGGATCAACAAGGAGAGGATAA